The DNA region AGCCGCCGATATTCCCCAAGCGATCGCTCTGACGATCGACTCCAAAACCCAGTATCCCGCTGCCTGCAACGCGATTGAAACTCTACTGGTGCATCAGGCGATTGCCAAAGATTTTCTTTTGCAGGCAGTCGGCCCTCTGCAGGAGAAATCCGTGGAGTTGCGAGGCGATACCCGTACCCTGGCAATCCTTCCGATTCAACCAGCAACGGAAGCAGATTGGTCAACGGAATACAGTGATCTGATTCTGTCCATCAAGATTGTCGATTCTTTGGAAGACGCGATCGCGCACATCAATACCTACGGTTCCCGGCACACCGAGGCGATCGTCACTGAAGATGAGCAGGCCGCTGCAACCTTCATGGCTCAAGTGGATGCGGCGGGCGTGTATCACAACTGCTCCACCCGATTTGCCGATGGCTTCCGCTATGGTTTTGGGGCAGAAGTCGGCATCAGTACCCAAAAAATGCCTCCCCGTGGCCCCGTGGGGTTAGAAGGATTAGTCACTTACAAATATCAATTAGTCGGTAATGGCCACATAGCTGCCACCTACTCCGGCCCCAATGCCAAACCCTTTATCCACCAGGATCTGTAATGGAGGTTTTATGGCTCTCACGGTCAAAGATCTGGAGAAATTGCAACAACAAGCCCCTGACTATCGCATGGAATTAGTGGATGGGGTAATGGTTGAGGTGAAGTCTCCCACCGATCGGTTAAGTGGACTGCGTGAGAAAATTGATAGTTTCCTATCTCAAGGGACGCGAGTCGGTATCCTGATTAATCCTGAGCAGCGGTGGGTGGAAATTCGGCGGTTGGGCCAGGATCCCATAACCTTACAGGATGGAGATACGCTAACCGTTCCTGACCTGCTCCCTGGCTGGGGAGTCCAAATTGAAGATCTCTGGTCGCCAGAGTTTGACGACATAGAGGATCAGGAGTGAGGAGTAATACAGTTAGCCAATAAAACTCAAATTTCACTTGAATGGATTCTTCCTATGGTCAACCCCGACCTGCAACATCTTCCTTCCAGTGCTGAACTCCCCTGCTCAGACGATACTCCCGTGGATAATGAAGATCAGAATTTTGTCCCAAACTTCCTCTTGTTTCTCCTCAAGTTTATTTGGGCTACTCGTAACGACTGGTTTTTTGCCGTTGATATGGCGGTCTATCATCTAACAGGCGTGAACCCCAGGATTCCGGTTGTGCCAGATGGCTTTTTGAGTTTGGGAGTCGAGCGACGCAAACAAGGAAAATCCCGCAAAAGCTATGTGGTTTGGGAGGAAAACGGCATTGTTCCGATCCTGGTGCTGGAGGTTGTGTCCTGGACACCGGGGGGGGAATATGACGAAAAAATGGCCATCTATGCCCAATTAGGTGTGCTGTATTACGTGATTTACAATCCCGACTACTGGCAACGCGATCGCCATCAACCCTTTGAAGTCTATCGGCTTGAGAACGGTAGCTATCAACTCCAAATCGGCGAACCGTACTGGATGCCGGAAGTTGGCTTGGGAATTGGCCGCACCACTCACCAATCCGGCTCCATCCAGCAAGAAGTCCTCTCCTGGTACAACCAGAATGGCGATCGCTATTTAACCCCTGAAGAACAACTAGAGCAATACCGCGATCGCTTCGGCGACCTACCAAATCTTTCTCCCTAATCCCTAATCCCTGATCCCTGACCCCTGATCCCTAATCCCCAATCCCCCACCGGGCTGTTAGAATCCAAGAATCTTTTTTTGATTCCTGACTCCCTATGAGCGACACGGTTCTCAACGTCAAAGACCTGCAAGTTCAATTCACCACTGATGGACAAATTGTTAAAGCCGTTGATGGGATTTCCTTTGAAGTCAAACGTGGGCAGACGTTGGGGATTGTCGGGGAATCGGGGTCGGGAAAATCGGTTACGTCTCTGGCGGTAATGGGATTGGTGCCACCTCCAGGGGCCATTACAGGCGGACAAATCTTATTTCAGGGGCGGCAGGATCAGATTGAACCTGTGGATCTGGCTCGACTCCCGACTCGCCGTTTGGAAGATTACCGGGGGGGAGAAATTTCGATGATCTTCCAGGAACCCATGACTTCTCTCAATCCGGTCTATACGATCGGGTTCCAACTGGTTGAAGCGATTTGCCTGCACAAACGACTCTCCAAAGCCGATGCGGAGAAAGAAGCGATCGCCCGGCTACAGGAAGTGCGTCTGTTGCCCAACAATGACCAACTGCATCAGCAATTCAACGGCGATCATCGCGAGATCGATCGCCACAAAACCGCCTTTCTCAACCGCTATCCTCATGAGTTATCTGGCGGTCAGATGCAGCGGGTGATGATTGCGATGGCGATTTCCTGTGATCCAGCTCTGCTGATCGCCGATGAACCCACCACGGCTCTGGATGTGACGGTACAGGCGACAATTTTGGACTTACTGCGGGACTTGCGCGATCGGCGGGGTATGTCGATCATGTTCATTACCCATGACCTGGGGATTATTGCCGAGATTGCCGATTATGTGGCCGTCATGTATGCAGGCAAAATTGTCGAAGCTGGCCCGGTCTGGCAAATTTTCTCTAATCCCCAACATCCCTATACCAAAGGGCTACTGACCTGCCGCCCACAACTCAATCGGCGATTGCGAAAGTTACCGACGGTGGCCGATTTTATGCAGGTGTCCAAGGGACCGGATGGAGAACTGGTGATTCAAGAACGGGCCAGGGACATGGATCAGGCGATCGCAAGTGAGGAAGTCAGTCCTGAAGAATTGCAGCAGCGGTTAACAGATTTAGAGAAAAAAGCACCTCTGCTATCGGTACAAAACCTGCGCGTGGGATTTCCGATTCGCAACATTTTTGGCCGCACAAAACGCTATTTTATGGCCGTTAATGATGTCAGTTTCGAGGTCTATCCCGGCGAAACGCTGGGTCTGGTGGGTGAGTCCGGCTGTGGTAAATCCACCCTGGCGCGGGCGATTTTGCAATTGATCAAGCCTATGGATGGGCAGGTAATATTTGGCGAACAGGATATTACTAAACTGGAGCCTGATCAGTTGCGTCGGATGCGGCAGGATATGCAGATTGTGTTCCAGAATCCTTTCAGTTCCCTGGATGCCCGGATGACAGTGGGAGCCGCGATCATGGAACCGATGCGAATTCACCGCAAGCCCCACGATCGCGTCCAACAACGCCAGCGAGCCGCTTACTTACTGGAACGGGTAGGACTGACGGCTGAGGCGATTAATCGCTATCCCCATGAGTTTTCTGGCGGTCAACGACAGCGTATTTGTATCGCCCGCGCGCTCGCCTTACAACCCAAGTTCATTATCTGTGATGAATCGGTATCGGCTCTGGATGTGTCGGTTCAGGCTCAGGTGCTGAATCTCTTAAAAGAACTGCAGGCGGAATTTGATCTCACCTATATTTTCATCTCCCACGATTTAAGCATCGTGAAATTCATGAGCGATCGCATTATCGTGATGAATCGAGGCCACATTGAAGAAATTGGTTCCTCTGAAAGCATCTATCGCCATCCCCAGCAGGAATACACTCGTCAGTTGATTTCTGCCATTCCCGTGGGCACGCTCGATCGCATCCGGGAACGCCAAGCCCAAAGAGGCATTTCTTTGGGATAACCACAGTGGTTTTGGAGAGTACAATCTCATTAGTCATGCAAATGGGATAAACCGCTCCCTTATGCAGAAACCTCGTTTTTTCCACTTCTTTCAGCACCTCAGCCTTGCTGTGATTAAAGAAGTTATTGTCTGCTCAGGGAAACAACGGTTACCTGGATTGGCTGCAGAGATTGCCTTTAATTCCATGCTGGCAATGTTTCCGGCAATCGTGGCGATGCTGACAATTATTGGCATGGTCGGCTCTTCCGAGCGGGTGTTTAAGGAATTGATGGCTCAACTAAGCCGAATCGCCCCGGTAGAAGTTTTGAACTTGATTAATAATTTTGTGACTGCCATCAGTCCGGCCAGCAATCGGGGGTTACTCTCCATTAGCTTTGTAGCCGCCATCTGGATTGCCTCTGGAGCTATTAGCTCGACCATGGTTGCGCTAGATCACATTCATCAAATCCCACATCAATACGTCCGTCCCTTCTGGAAGACGAAGCTGGTCTCCCTGGTGCTGACCATTGGCACGATTCTGCTCCTGGCCGTAGCGTCTGTGACGTTTTTTGTAGGCGACCTGATTGTCAAAGCCCTGATCGTGCATAGTGATCAGATCGTTGAGACGATTTCAAAACGCTCTAATAATTTGACTCCCCAGTTGCTGACTGTCTGGTATCGCCTGAGTATGCCGATCGCCCTGCTGATGGTGGCGCTGGCGTTTGCTTTCATCTACCGCTTTGGCCCCAGTCGCTGGCGCAGAGGCACACCCATTTTGCCCGGTGCATTGCTAGCAACCATGTTCTGGGCCATTTTTTCCACGGGTTTTCGACTCTATGTCTCTAACTTTGGCAATTTCAACCGGATTTATGGAGCTTTGGGGGCGATTATTGTGCTGCTGATCTGGCTGCAGTCCAGTGCTCTGATGATGTTGACTGGGGCGCAACTGAATTACACGGTTGGCAAAGCAATCTATCAAAAGCAGCGATCGCTAGCGGATACTGCTCAATACGGCCAGCAGAATACACGCAAAAATCAGTACCCACAGGACTATTCCCGGCATAAATCCCAGTAGGCCAATTCCCCGTAACACCCAGAGGGCGATCGTCAGGGCCAGCACACCCAAAAACATTCGAGTTGTTAGCTTCAATCGTTGCATCATCGCTTGCTGCTACTCCGCAAACCGCCAATAATTCCTCCTCCCAGCGCCAGCAAGACCAAGGCCCACAGGACATAATCTGGGATACTGGGCAGCCAACCCAACCCTTTGAGCAGGATCAGCACGGCCATCATAACCAGCAAGATGCCCACAATGTACAGCAGGATGGTGAGTAGCATATTGGGTGGTTGACGGTTCACAGACAAATCTCCTCTCAGGAAATCCACCGGGTCTTGATATTCTCTAGATCTTCATCTCCCTAGTCATGATCACGCAACATTCTTTTACAAAATAGCGTTACCCTGTGGAAGGGGCAGTGAGCTAGTGAGTCAGTCTGGCAAATGCCCAAGGCTTGTAGACCCAATTCTCCATTGCTCAAGGAGTTACCCAATCAGAATGACTGCTTCTACTGTATCCAACCCACGCCCTTACTCCCTTACCGTTCCTCTGCAATCCCGGGATGCTCGCACTACAGCCCTGCTGCAGGGAGAAATTTTGTTAGAAACCCGTGCTCATTCTGCCTGGGGGGCTGGGGTAACGGCTCAGATGTATTTGCCAATCCAACCTGAGCGCGCCTGGGCACAACTCACAGATTATCCGCGCTGGGTGCAATTTTTTCCCGATATCACTCAAAGCCGCATTTTGGAGCGATCGCCGATCGGCCAGGGGCAGGAAACCCATCAGCGTTTGTATCAGGCCGCCCGTAAATCCTTCCTATTCATCACGGCTGAAGTCGAAATTTATCTACAAGTGATCGAAACGGCTGGCCAGCGCATTCAATTCCATTTAGAATCCGGCAGCTTTCATGATTTTCAGGCCGACTTGCAGTTGCAAGACCTGGCTGAGGGCGCTTTACTGACGTACTCTGTGCAAGCCACCCCAACCATTCCAGTTCCCAGTCCCTTCATCCAACAAGCCATTCACTGGGATTTGCCACACAATATGCGAAATATGCGGCAAATGTTGTGCAGTCATTGATGAGGCATGGCGCGACAAAATCGAGCTTTTGTGTCAAAATCCTCGCTTAATTAGCCAGGATCACGGCCTATAGTCTTCCTCAAGAGAAAGTTTTCTGAGCGGCTTAACCTTCCCTTTACCGTTCTTTTACAGGAAAGTTGTAGGGTAAGGAAGTTGTGATGTCGTGATGTGAGGAAGACGAGATTATGGTTTCCTTGGTGAAGCTTAACCGCTGGATACTTTCAGCATCTGCCGCACTGCTGGCAGCAGGTCTGGCTTCTTGTACTCCAAGTGCGCCTCCTACGGGTCAAGGTGGTAGCCCTGCTGCGGGGGGGGGTGGCACTATCTCAATCAGCGGTGCCGGAGCTACGGCCCCCAACTCTCTCTATCAGCGTTGGTTCTCTGAGTATCGCCAGGTGAAGCCAAACGTACAGGTCAGTTATCAATCGATCGGTAGTGGTGCCGGAGTAAATCAGTTTTTGGCCCAAACCATTGACTTTGGGGCAACGGATGATCCGATCAAGGAAGCGGATGCTGCCAAGTTTCCAAAGGATCGAGGAACCCTGGTTCAAATTCCAACAACAGGTCTCTTTATCGTATTTGCTTACAATCTTGAAGGCGTTAAAGGGCTGAAGTTGTCTCGCGAAGCTTACTGTGGCATTGCGGAAGGCACGATCAAAACCTGGAATGATGCCAAAATTGCTAAGGATAATCCCGGTGCCAAGCTGCCCAGCACACCCATTGCCTTTGTCTTCCGTTCTGATGGTAGTGGTACCACCGCTATTTTCACCAATCACCTGTCTAAGGCTTGCCCCAATTGGAAGGCCGGTGCTGGGAAGTCGATCGAATGGCCTACGGGACAAGGAGCGAAAGGAAACGAAGGTGTGACGGCTCAGATTAAGCAAACTCCGGGTGGTATTGGTTACGTTGAGTTTACCTATGCCAGAGAAAATAATCTGGAGATGGCGACTCTGCAAAATAAGGCTGGAGAATTTGTCGAACCCTCACCCGAAGCTGCGGCTAAGGCACTAGAGGGGCAAAAGCCTGATGCCAATTTTGTGATTAAGGTTCCTGATCCAGCCGGAAAGGGTGCTTATCCAATTGTAAGTTTGACCTACGCCTTGCTTTACGGAAATTATCCTGCTCCCAAGGGTTCTACCCTCAGAGATTTATTTACCTGGATCCAAAAAGAAGGCGGTGCTTCAGCAAAAGAGCTTGGCTTCATCACCCTTCCCCCAGAACTCCAGAAAGAAGTGATTACAAAACTGGATACTATCGAGGAGAAGTAAACAGACTTCTTTAACCACTTCGGGAACTTCCCGGAGTGGTTGTTATCGGTGCATCGAATTCGATAGCGTATGGCCAGGGCCAGGTAATTGAGTTGGCGGTTCAACAAATTATTTCAACTTAATAGATTGACGGATTATGGCTTCAACAGCAGAAAGACTTTCGGGGATGTCTTACGAACGCACTCAGACAGCGCGGGTCGTAGACAGTGGCTTTAAGTGGTTGACCTGGCTTTTTGCCATTGGGATCGGGGTAACGCTCCTGACGATCGCCTTTCAAGTCGCCATAGACGCGATCCCAGCCATTCAAAAGTTTGGCATTATTGACTTTATTACGGGCGTTCGCTGGAACCCCGTAGAAGATATTTTCGGAGCCTGGACTCAGATCTATGGAACGTTGGTCACTTCGTTCATTGCGCTGCTGATTGCCGTTCCTATTGGCCTGGGAGTGGCCATTATTTTAAGCGAAGACTTTCTGCCCCCCAAAGTTCAACAACCACTGGTGTTTATGGTGGAACTGCTGGCTGCGATTCCCAGCGTTGTCTATGGTTTGTGGGGGATTTTTGTGCTGGCTCCTTTTTTGCAGGGGCCAATGACCTGGATTCACCAGAATTTTGGCTGGATTCCTCTGTTTAGCACTCCGCCAACAGGCCGGGGAATCTACATGGCATCGATCATCCTTGCCATTATGATTCTGCCGATTATTTCCTCGATTTCCAGAGACTCTCTAGCTGGCGTGAACCCGGCACTGCGTCAGGCTGCCTATGGTTTGGGAGCCACACGCTGGGAGACCCTGATCCAGGTGATTATCCCCACCGCGATTTCTGGAATTATCGGGGGCGTGATGCTGGCACTGGGCCGAGCGATGGGAGAAACGATGGCCGTCACCATGCTGATCGGAAATGCCAACCGACCTTCTCCATCTTTATTCGCACAAGGATCAACAATTTCTGCACTGCTGGCCAATCAGTTTGCTGAAGCCTCCGGTCTGCAGGTCGCTTCTTTGATGTATGCCGCGTTAATTCTCTTTATTCTGACCTTGCTGGTGAATGTCCTGGCTGAATACATCGTGAGCAAAGTTGAGATTAAAAAGCTTTAGCCATATAAGGCGATCGCGCTCCCCATCTCATGACCCAGTTTTTTAACATCCGCATCCTTCTGCAATCAGCACCTGAGAACTTTGTATGACCAGTCCTGAGATTACTACCTCCCTTGCTCAAGGCCGCAGCCTGACTCGTAAAGTCTCCTCCAAGACCATTTTTTCCAATATCATGACGAGCCTGGTAATTGCCTGTGCTATCCTGGCCCTGATTCCGCTGGTGGCTCTCCTCTATTACGTGATTGCACAAGGTGTTGTCCGACTCAGTCCACAGCTATTTACGCAACTGCCGCCGCCCCCTTTACCTCGTGATAATCCTCAGTTTTCCTATGGTGGCTTTGGCAATGCGGTCGTTGGGACATTCATGACAGTTGGGATTGCTTCGCTGATTGCTATTCCGTTTGGAATTCTGGCCTCTGTGTATCTGGCGGAATTTGCACGAGATACTAAATTGGCCGATGTCATCAACTTTTTAACGAATGTGTTGAGTGGCGTTCCTTCCATTGTGATGGGTGTGTTCGCCTACGGTTTGATTGTGGTAAAAACTCGTTCCTATTCTGCCTTTGCCGCAGGGGTGGCGCTGGCTGTCTTGATGCTGCCGACCATTGTTAGAACCGCGACCGAAGCATTGGAAGCAGTCCCCAATAACTTACGGCAAGCTTCTGTCGGTCTGGGCGCATCTAATTATCAAACGGTTCTGCGAGTTATCCTACCAGCCGCGATTCCGGCAATTATTACGGGGGTTATTCTAGCGATCGCACGGGCGGCTGGAGAAACTGCCCCAGTTATCTTTACAGCCCTGTTCAACAACTTCTGGAACTTGGACATCTGGCGACCAACCGCAACGCTCTCAGTTCTGGTCTACAATTTTGCTATCACCCCCTTTGCCAACTGGCAGGAGCTGGCCTGGGCGGCGGCCCTTGTCCTGGTAGCCCTGGTGCTAATTGCCAACATTCTGGCTCGACAGATTATTCGCAGACGGTAGTCCTCTCCAAAGTTTTTACAAATTTAGCCAGTTTACTCCTTCGTTTATTTCACTCCCTCCTAACTTCCAATTCCGCTTATGACTCCCAATCTTCAGCGCAGTGC from Leptodesmis sichuanensis A121 includes:
- the pstS gene encoding phosphate ABC transporter substrate-binding protein PstS, which produces MVSLVKLNRWILSASAALLAAGLASCTPSAPPTGQGGSPAAGGGGTISISGAGATAPNSLYQRWFSEYRQVKPNVQVSYQSIGSGAGVNQFLAQTIDFGATDDPIKEADAAKFPKDRGTLVQIPTTGLFIVFAYNLEGVKGLKLSREAYCGIAEGTIKTWNDAKIAKDNPGAKLPSTPIAFVFRSDGSGTTAIFTNHLSKACPNWKAGAGKSIEWPTGQGAKGNEGVTAQIKQTPGGIGYVEFTYARENNLEMATLQNKAGEFVEPSPEAAAKALEGQKPDANFVIKVPDPAGKGAYPIVSLTYALLYGNYPAPKGSTLRDLFTWIQKEGGASAKELGFITLPPELQKEVITKLDTIEEK
- a CDS encoding SRPBCC family protein is translated as MTASTVSNPRPYSLTVPLQSRDARTTALLQGEILLETRAHSAWGAGVTAQMYLPIQPERAWAQLTDYPRWVQFFPDITQSRILERSPIGQGQETHQRLYQAARKSFLFITAEVEIYLQVIETAGQRIQFHLESGSFHDFQADLQLQDLAEGALLTYSVQATPTIPVPSPFIQQAIHWDLPHNMRNMRQMLCSH
- a CDS encoding Uma2 family endonuclease is translated as MALTVKDLEKLQQQAPDYRMELVDGVMVEVKSPTDRLSGLREKIDSFLSQGTRVGILINPEQRWVEIRRLGQDPITLQDGDTLTVPDLLPGWGVQIEDLWSPEFDDIEDQE
- a CDS encoding ABC transporter ATP-binding protein, whose product is MSDTVLNVKDLQVQFTTDGQIVKAVDGISFEVKRGQTLGIVGESGSGKSVTSLAVMGLVPPPGAITGGQILFQGRQDQIEPVDLARLPTRRLEDYRGGEISMIFQEPMTSLNPVYTIGFQLVEAICLHKRLSKADAEKEAIARLQEVRLLPNNDQLHQQFNGDHREIDRHKTAFLNRYPHELSGGQMQRVMIAMAISCDPALLIADEPTTALDVTVQATILDLLRDLRDRRGMSIMFITHDLGIIAEIADYVAVMYAGKIVEAGPVWQIFSNPQHPYTKGLLTCRPQLNRRLRKLPTVADFMQVSKGPDGELVIQERARDMDQAIASEEVSPEELQQRLTDLEKKAPLLSVQNLRVGFPIRNIFGRTKRYFMAVNDVSFEVYPGETLGLVGESGCGKSTLARAILQLIKPMDGQVIFGEQDITKLEPDQLRRMRQDMQIVFQNPFSSLDARMTVGAAIMEPMRIHRKPHDRVQQRQRAAYLLERVGLTAEAINRYPHEFSGGQRQRICIARALALQPKFIICDESVSALDVSVQAQVLNLLKELQAEFDLTYIFISHDLSIVKFMSDRIIVMNRGHIEEIGSSESIYRHPQQEYTRQLISAIPVGTLDRIRERQAQRGISLG
- a CDS encoding Uma2 family endonuclease, which codes for MVNPDLQHLPSSAELPCSDDTPVDNEDQNFVPNFLLFLLKFIWATRNDWFFAVDMAVYHLTGVNPRIPVVPDGFLSLGVERRKQGKSRKSYVVWEENGIVPILVLEVVSWTPGGEYDEKMAIYAQLGVLYYVIYNPDYWQRDRHQPFEVYRLENGSYQLQIGEPYWMPEVGLGIGRTTHQSGSIQQEVLSWYNQNGDRYLTPEEQLEQYRDRFGDLPNLSP
- the pstC gene encoding phosphate ABC transporter permease subunit PstC, with product MASTAERLSGMSYERTQTARVVDSGFKWLTWLFAIGIGVTLLTIAFQVAIDAIPAIQKFGIIDFITGVRWNPVEDIFGAWTQIYGTLVTSFIALLIAVPIGLGVAIILSEDFLPPKVQQPLVFMVELLAAIPSVVYGLWGIFVLAPFLQGPMTWIHQNFGWIPLFSTPPTGRGIYMASIILAIMILPIISSISRDSLAGVNPALRQAAYGLGATRWETLIQVIIPTAISGIIGGVMLALGRAMGETMAVTMLIGNANRPSPSLFAQGSTISALLANQFAEASGLQVASLMYAALILFILTLLVNVLAEYIVSKVEIKKL
- the pstA gene encoding phosphate ABC transporter permease PstA, yielding MTSPEITTSLAQGRSLTRKVSSKTIFSNIMTSLVIACAILALIPLVALLYYVIAQGVVRLSPQLFTQLPPPPLPRDNPQFSYGGFGNAVVGTFMTVGIASLIAIPFGILASVYLAEFARDTKLADVINFLTNVLSGVPSIVMGVFAYGLIVVKTRSYSAFAAGVALAVLMLPTIVRTATEALEAVPNNLRQASVGLGASNYQTVLRVILPAAIPAIITGVILAIARAAGETAPVIFTALFNNFWNLDIWRPTATLSVLVYNFAITPFANWQELAWAAALVLVALVLIANILARQIIRRR
- a CDS encoding YihY/virulence factor BrkB family protein, whose product is MQKPRFFHFFQHLSLAVIKEVIVCSGKQRLPGLAAEIAFNSMLAMFPAIVAMLTIIGMVGSSERVFKELMAQLSRIAPVEVLNLINNFVTAISPASNRGLLSISFVAAIWIASGAISSTMVALDHIHQIPHQYVRPFWKTKLVSLVLTIGTILLLAVASVTFFVGDLIVKALIVHSDQIVETISKRSNNLTPQLLTVWYRLSMPIALLMVALAFAFIYRFGPSRWRRGTPILPGALLATMFWAIFSTGFRLYVSNFGNFNRIYGALGAIIVLLIWLQSSALMMLTGAQLNYTVGKAIYQKQRSLADTAQYGQQNTRKNQYPQDYSRHKSQ